CCTACGGTTGCCAGCGCATCGTTCTGCTTCAGCCATTCGTTAACCACGGCGGTATCACCGAACACGGCATCCAGACGACCATTTTTCAGATCCAGCACGGCATTCTGGTAGCTGTCGTAAGGCACAGTTTTGATATCGCTATGCTTTTCCATCAGGTATTTCTGGTGGGTAGTGCCATTCTGTACGCCAACGCGCTTTCCTGTCAGCGCGGCGATATCGGCAACTTTCCCTTTCTGGGCAATAAACTGAGCGGAGTTATCGTAGTAAGGCTGAGTGAATGACACCTGCTGCTGGCGTTCCGGCGTAATATCCATTCCCGCGATGACGGCTTCAAAACGACGGAATTTCAAACCGGGGATCAGACTGTCGAAGGCCTGATTGCTGAACGTACAGGTCGCCTGCATTTCTTTGCACAGTGCATTCGCTAGATCGATATCAAAACCTTGGATCTGGTTATTGGCATCGACAAATTCGAACGGAGGGTAGGAGGCTTCAGTCGCGAAAC
This genomic interval from Pectobacterium aquaticum contains the following:
- the artJ gene encoding arginine ABC transporter substrate-binding protein, giving the protein MKKLIVAALFAVGAASANAADTIRFATEASYPPFEFVDANNQIQGFDIDLANALCKEMQATCTFSNQAFDSLIPGLKFRRFEAVIAGMDITPERQQQVSFTQPYYDNSAQFIAQKGKVADIAALTGKRVGVQNGTTHQKYLMEKHSDIKTVPYDSYQNAVLDLKNGRLDAVFGDTAVVNEWLKQNDALATVGQKVTDKGYFGIGLGIAVRQNNDELLKKFDDALNKIKQDGTYETIYKKWFQQ